One Streptomyces umbrinus genomic window, AGGACCTCGGCCATCTTCCGCTGGCCCAGCTCGCGCTTGTCCTCGGCGACGAAGGCCTCGATGGGGTCCATGCCGACCGCACGCTCGGTCGGGATGCCGAAGAGCTGCTCGGCGCGCAGACTCCACTGGTCGACGAGGCCGTCGGGGCCGATGGAGAACGAGGCGACCTTGATGTAGTCGTAGATCGATCCGGGCGGACTGCTCTGCCACACGACCTCGCCGGGCACCTCGCCCGGCGCCTCGACGGGCACACCGGATATTCCGCCGTGCTCCGCGCCCCGCGCCTCGTCCGGCATCGGCAACGCGCCATCGCCTGTCGTCGCATCAGCCATCGCGCCGCCCGACGGGTCCTCGGACTCCGTGGCCTTCGCTGGTATCTCGCTCACGCGAACCGTCCCCTCCAGCTCACCGCGTCCGGCACCGGTCACCGGAGGCGGCTGCCCGCAGTATCCAGCACTACGGTGCCGCACAACACGGTGTTCACGATCACAGCACGGTCCCGATGCTTTTAGGACCGCCCGCGACAGACACTCCCAGTCTTCTAACCATGTGGGACCCCGTCGAACCACGGACTTGGGGGGTGGCTCGTGTGTCCGAGGGGTCGGGGGTTGTTCGGGGGGTGCTTGGGATCGGGTGGGGGAAGGCTGGGGATTGGCTGGGGAACGGCTGCGGGTTGACCGGAGGGTGGGGGCGGGGCGCGTGCGGATCGGCTCCTGGCCGGCTCCGGGCCGACTGCGGATCGGCTTGGGCGGCGGCCGCGGATCGACTGCCTGGGCGGGGGGCGGATCGGCTGGAAGGCAGCCGCGACTTGGCTTGGGGTCAGCTGTTGGCCGGCTGGGGATCGGCTGCTGATCGGATCGGGGCCGGCCGGTGGTTGGCTGCCGAGCGGCTGCGGGCGGACTCGCGATCGGCTACCGGTCGGCTGCGGAGTGGCTGCCGGTCAGCTCGGGAGTGCCAGTTCGAACCACACCGTCTTGCCCTTTCCGCCTGGCCGGGTGCCCCAGCGGCGGGAGGAGTTCGCCACGAGCTGAAGACCTCGGCCGCTTTCGTCCTCGGGCTCCGCGTCACGTTCCCGCGGTGGATCCGGGAGGGGGTCGGAGACCTCGACGAGCAGGACGTCCATCGGTTCCGAGGGGCGTACGAGGCGTACCCCGATGGGACCAGTGGCGTGCCGCAGGGAGTTGGTGACCAGTTCGCTGACCAACAGCGCGGTCACGTCTCCGAGGGAGTCGAGGTCCCAGGCATGGAGCTGGCCCCGGACGACGGTTCGGGCGGTCCGGACGGCGCCTGGATCCGCGGGAAAGGTCCACTCGGCGATATCGCCCTCGGTGTGGATCACGCAGATCACTCCCAGGCCAGAAGCGGACCATGTCCGGTTTCATGGGGTTAATGGGCACATACCCGATATCCCGGGCGGAGTACCGTGCGCGAGGGCGCACTGTGGCGCGAACGGCGTACTCGGCGCTCGTCTCAGCCGCCACATGCGCCTCGCGAGCCCGAGCGTCCCACGTACGGTGTGCGTCCCGCACCCCGCAGACTCGAGTGCGCGAAGTTGTGATGGTCACACCTTTTCTTCGCCCCCGCCGCCCCTACCCGTTCCCGTCCCTTCTGAGGGCTCCGCCCCCAGACCCCCGCCATCGGCCTGAACGGCCTCGTCCTCAAACGCCGGACGGGCTGAGTGTGCCGGCCCTGGCCACGAAATCTTCAGCCCCTCCGGCCTACCCCGCAGCCGCCCCACTCCCCCAAACCCCCCGCGCGACCTCCATCACGGCCGCCACGTCCTGCTCCAGCCACTCCACGTCCCAGAGCTCATCAGGTGTCAACCAGCGGAGCTCGTCGTGATCCTGGAGCGGCTTGGGCGCAGGAGAGTCGGGGAGAAGACGAACGGTCCACACCTGGAGGGTGTACGGCGACCGCAGAGGCCACTCGCCCGGAACCCGCGCAAGCACCTCCGCCTCAACCCCGAGCTCCTCCCGAAGCTCCCGCACGAGCGC contains:
- a CDS encoding ATP-binding protein gives rise to the protein MICVIHTEGDIAEWTFPADPGAVRTARTVVRGQLHAWDLDSLGDVTALLVSELVTNSLRHATGPIGVRLVRPSEPMDVLLVEVSDPLPDPPRERDAEPEDESGRGLQLVANSSRRWGTRPGGKGKTVWFELALPS
- a CDS encoding (deoxy)nucleoside triphosphate pyrophosphohydrolase; this translates as MTERIVVVGAAVLSDGCLLAARRSAPAELAGRWELPGGKVESWETSEGALVRELREELGVEAEVLARVPGEWPLRSPYTLQVWTVRLLPDSPAPKPLQDHDELRWLTPDELWDVEWLEQDVAAVMEVARGVWGSGAAAG